One segment of Heliomicrobium gestii DNA contains the following:
- a CDS encoding NCS2 family permease: protein MLEKLFHLRAKGTDVATEITAGITTFMTMAYILAVNPGILSSTGMSKDAVFFATCLGAGLVTIAMGLYVNFPVALAPGMGLNAYFAVVASQRGGIPWDVALGAVFISGLIFIVLTVTQVRQLLIEAVPTSLKKAITVGIGLFITIIGLKLSHLTVASLHLGPSLGNVTGTGGYGQLLYFEWDLTIGSFLKPDTMLALFGLIVTTVLMALRVRGALLIGIVTTTLLGIPMGVTPIADFSFTWPAFNDLAVGSLNLRGALELGLVSVVLTFTFVELFDTFGTLVGTAGRAGLLDEKGRSPQIGKAMLVDAAGVSLGAFLGTSTITAYVESAAGIGEGGRTGLTSVTTGALFLLALVLAPFFRLIPDAATAPALIVVGVLMIGAVRDIDFDDFTDALPAFLTFTLMPFTYNIANGIAAGIVFYTLLKTVTGKARQVHWLLYLLTLLVIWRYVMLGGH from the coding sequence GTGCTGGAAAAACTGTTTCACCTGAGAGCCAAAGGAACCGACGTCGCCACGGAAATCACCGCCGGGATCACCACTTTCATGACCATGGCCTACATCCTGGCCGTCAACCCGGGGATTCTCTCATCGACGGGGATGAGCAAAGACGCCGTCTTTTTCGCCACCTGTCTCGGCGCAGGGCTGGTCACCATCGCCATGGGCCTCTATGTCAACTTTCCCGTCGCCCTGGCGCCGGGCATGGGCCTCAACGCCTACTTCGCTGTCGTCGCCTCCCAACGGGGCGGCATCCCTTGGGATGTGGCCCTCGGGGCGGTCTTCATCTCGGGCCTGATCTTCATCGTGCTCACAGTCACCCAGGTGCGCCAACTGCTGATCGAAGCGGTGCCCACATCGTTGAAAAAGGCGATCACCGTCGGCATCGGGCTTTTCATCACCATCATCGGGTTGAAGCTGTCCCACCTGACTGTCGCCAGCCTCCACCTGGGGCCGTCGCTGGGCAATGTGACCGGCACGGGCGGCTATGGACAGTTGCTCTACTTTGAGTGGGACCTGACCATCGGCAGCTTTTTGAAACCGGACACCATGCTGGCCCTCTTCGGCCTGATCGTGACGACCGTCCTCATGGCCTTGCGGGTGCGGGGCGCGCTGCTGATCGGCATCGTCACGACGACCCTGCTGGGGATCCCCATGGGCGTCACCCCGATCGCTGACTTTTCCTTCACCTGGCCCGCCTTCAATGACCTCGCCGTCGGGTCATTGAACCTTCGCGGCGCCTTGGAACTGGGGCTCGTCTCTGTTGTGCTGACATTTACCTTCGTCGAACTCTTCGACACCTTCGGCACCCTCGTCGGCACCGCCGGGCGGGCGGGGCTGCTCGATGAAAAAGGGCGTTCCCCCCAGATCGGCAAAGCCATGCTTGTCGACGCCGCCGGCGTCAGCCTCGGCGCCTTCCTCGGCACCTCGACGATCACCGCTTACGTCGAATCGGCCGCTGGCATCGGCGAAGGCGGGCGGACCGGCCTGACATCGGTGACGACGGGCGCCCTCTTCTTGCTCGCTCTCGTCCTGGCGCCCTTCTTCCGCCTCATCCCTGACGCCGCCACCGCGCCGGCCCTCATCGTCGTCGGCGTCCTCATGATCGGCGCCGTCCGCGACATCGACTTTGACGATTTCACCGACGCCTTGCCCGCCTTTCTCACCTTCACCCTCATGCCCTTCACCTACAACATCGCCAACGGCATCGCCGCTGGCATCGTCTTCTACACCCTCCTCAAAACCGTCACCGGCAAAGCCCGCCAGGTCCACTGGCTCCTGTACCTGCTGACCCTACTGGTCATCTGGCGGTATGTGATGTTAGGGGGGCACTGA
- the purD gene encoding phosphoribosylamine--glycine ligase, whose product MKVLVVGGGGREHALVWKLKQSPRVAEVYCAPGNAGIAQIAHCVDIKADDVTALLTFAWEKRIDLTVVGPEAPLSAGIVDVFNDHDMAIFGPSKKAAEIEGSKAFAKDLMQKYAIPTAAYGVFTEIEPALRFIDELAANGPSGAGCPCVVKADGLAAGKGVIVAADVEEAKDAVRSMLEGNAFGDAGRRVVIEEYLEGEEVSILAFTDGDHVIPMVSAQDHKRIFDGDQGPNTGGMGAYSPAPVYTEELAREVEKTVLLPTVQAMKAEGRPYCGVLYAGLMITAQGPKVLEYNARFGDPETQPVLMRMQTDLVDVIESILEKRLSQQSVDWRSDATVCVVMAAGGYPGDIEKGKAIAGLGDALPSVEVFHAGTASKENHIVTAGGRVLGVTAMGPTIREAIDLAYQQVQRIHFDGAQYRKDIGRRALERL is encoded by the coding sequence TTGAAAGTCCTTGTCGTCGGCGGCGGCGGCCGGGAGCACGCCCTCGTCTGGAAACTGAAACAGAGCCCCCGCGTCGCTGAGGTTTACTGCGCTCCCGGCAACGCCGGCATCGCTCAAATCGCTCACTGCGTTGACATCAAAGCCGACGATGTCACCGCGCTGCTCACGTTCGCCTGGGAGAAGCGCATCGACCTGACCGTTGTGGGACCGGAAGCGCCCCTGTCCGCCGGGATCGTCGATGTCTTCAACGACCATGACATGGCCATCTTCGGCCCCTCGAAAAAAGCGGCCGAGATCGAGGGCTCCAAAGCCTTTGCTAAGGATCTCATGCAAAAGTACGCCATTCCGACGGCCGCCTATGGCGTCTTTACCGAGATCGAACCGGCGCTGAGATTCATCGACGAACTGGCTGCCAACGGCCCGTCTGGCGCCGGTTGTCCCTGTGTCGTCAAAGCTGACGGTCTGGCTGCCGGCAAGGGCGTCATCGTCGCCGCTGATGTGGAGGAGGCGAAGGACGCCGTCCGATCCATGTTGGAGGGCAACGCCTTCGGCGACGCCGGCCGCCGTGTCGTCATCGAGGAATACCTGGAAGGCGAGGAAGTGAGCATCCTCGCCTTCACCGATGGCGATCATGTGATCCCCATGGTGTCGGCCCAGGACCATAAGCGCATCTTTGACGGTGATCAGGGACCGAATACAGGCGGCATGGGCGCCTACTCACCGGCGCCGGTCTACACGGAGGAACTGGCCCGTGAGGTCGAGAAGACCGTCCTGTTGCCCACCGTCCAGGCCATGAAAGCGGAAGGTCGCCCCTACTGTGGCGTCCTCTACGCTGGCTTGATGATCACCGCCCAAGGGCCGAAGGTGCTCGAATACAACGCTCGGTTCGGCGATCCCGAGACCCAACCGGTGCTCATGCGCATGCAGACCGACCTGGTCGATGTGATCGAATCCATCCTGGAAAAGCGCCTGAGCCAGCAAAGCGTTGACTGGCGCAGCGACGCCACCGTCTGTGTCGTCATGGCCGCCGGCGGCTACCCCGGTGACATTGAAAAAGGCAAAGCCATCGCCGGGCTCGGTGATGCGCTCCCCAGTGTCGAGGTCTTCCATGCCGGAACGGCGTCGAAGGAGAATCACATCGTCACCGCCGGCGGGCGCGTCCTCGGCGTGACGGCGATGGGGCCGACCATCCGGGAAGCCATCGACCTGGCCTACCAACAGGTGCAACGGATCCACTTCGACGGCGCCCAGTACCGCAAAGATATTGGACGCCGCGCCCTGGAACGACTGTAG
- the purH gene encoding bifunctional phosphoribosylaminoimidazolecarboxamide formyltransferase/IMP cyclohydrolase produces the protein MNRRALISVSDKTGVVEFARGLAELGFEIVSTGGTYKTIKAAGVPVTYVTEITGFPEILDGRVKTLHPKVHGGILARRTPEHLAQLETHAIVPIDVVAVNLYPFRETIAKPGVTREEAVENIDIGGPAMVRASAKNHESVAIVVNPARYAVVLAELQEKGAVSDATRRALAQEAFAHTAEYDAAIAAYLAAGEGDPFAGIFAPGKVEKVQDLRYGENPHQKAAFYRERGYQGAGAGTAKQLWGKELSFNNLLDLNAALELVREFDRPAAAIIKHNNPCGVAVAATLKEAYGKAFAVDPVSAYGGIIAFNGAVDADTAAEVVKTFMEAIIAPSFDEAALAILQQKKGLRIMEVGPLASAPATADVKKIRGGYLVQEADLGVVTAEQLQIVTERAPEAGEQADLLFAWKVVKHVKSNAIVIAKDGVAVGIGAGQMNRVGSAQIALEQAKASQALGGEGSAAEGAVLASDAFLPFKDTVDTAAQFGIRAVIQPGGSVRDAESIEACNRLGVAMVFTGMRHFKH, from the coding sequence ATGAATCGTCGTGCCCTCATCAGCGTCTCTGACAAGACCGGCGTCGTGGAATTCGCCCGGGGCTTGGCGGAGCTCGGCTTTGAAATCGTCTCCACCGGCGGTACATACAAGACAATCAAGGCCGCCGGCGTTCCTGTCACCTATGTCACCGAGATTACCGGCTTTCCCGAGATCCTTGACGGCCGCGTTAAAACGCTCCATCCCAAGGTTCACGGCGGCATCCTGGCTCGTCGGACGCCGGAACACCTGGCCCAGTTGGAAACCCACGCCATCGTGCCCATCGACGTGGTCGCCGTTAACCTCTATCCCTTCCGCGAGACCATCGCCAAACCGGGCGTGACCCGGGAAGAGGCCGTCGAAAACATCGATATCGGCGGACCGGCCATGGTTCGGGCTTCAGCGAAAAACCACGAATCTGTGGCCATCGTTGTCAACCCGGCCCGTTACGCCGTCGTGCTGGCAGAACTGCAAGAAAAGGGCGCTGTTTCCGATGCCACCCGCCGCGCGTTGGCGCAGGAGGCCTTCGCCCACACCGCCGAGTATGACGCCGCCATCGCCGCCTACCTGGCTGCTGGAGAAGGCGATCCCTTCGCCGGCATCTTCGCCCCCGGCAAGGTGGAAAAAGTGCAGGACCTGCGCTACGGCGAGAACCCCCACCAGAAGGCCGCCTTCTACCGCGAAAGGGGCTATCAAGGCGCCGGCGCCGGAACGGCGAAGCAACTCTGGGGCAAGGAACTGTCCTTCAACAACCTTCTCGACCTGAACGCCGCCCTGGAACTGGTTCGTGAATTCGACCGTCCCGCCGCCGCCATCATCAAGCACAACAACCCTTGCGGCGTCGCCGTCGCGGCCACATTAAAAGAAGCCTATGGAAAAGCCTTTGCCGTTGATCCCGTCTCCGCCTATGGCGGCATCATCGCCTTCAACGGCGCTGTCGATGCCGATACGGCCGCCGAGGTCGTCAAAACCTTCATGGAAGCGATCATCGCACCCTCCTTTGATGAAGCGGCGTTGGCGATTCTCCAGCAGAAAAAAGGCCTGCGCATCATGGAAGTGGGCCCCCTCGCCAGCGCGCCAGCCACGGCGGATGTGAAAAAGATCCGCGGCGGATACCTTGTTCAGGAGGCCGATCTGGGCGTTGTCACGGCCGAACAACTCCAAATCGTCACCGAACGGGCGCCTGAAGCAGGGGAACAGGCCGACCTGCTCTTTGCCTGGAAAGTGGTCAAGCATGTCAAGTCCAACGCCATCGTCATCGCCAAAGACGGCGTAGCCGTCGGCATCGGCGCCGGACAGATGAACCGCGTCGGCTCCGCTCAGATCGCGCTGGAACAGGCCAAAGCTTCCCAAGCCCTTGGCGGGGAAGGCTCTGCCGCCGAAGGCGCTGTCCTCGCTTCCGATGCCTTTCTGCCCTTTAAAGACACGGTGGACACGGCGGCCCAGTTCGGGATCCGCGCCGTCATCCAGCCGGGCGGTTCGGTCCGTGACGCCGAATCGATCGAAGCCTGCAACCGTCTCGGCGTCGCCATGGTCTTCACCGGAATGCGCCACTTCAAACACTAA
- a CDS encoding phosphoribosylformylglycinamidine synthase subunit PurS: MVKAKVIITVKTGFRDPQREALEQRLRKGGEGSNPRAASSPLFTRNGSGLPAAPAIPVVPAGLRTGRYVEFLVDTDDMEAARRQAEEFCRQRLLNEVLEAFTCEIEPLSN; this comes from the coding sequence ATGGTTAAAGCAAAGGTCATCATCACTGTGAAAACCGGCTTTCGCGATCCCCAGCGGGAGGCGCTCGAACAGCGCCTCCGGAAGGGCGGCGAAGGGTCGAACCCTCGAGCCGCATCGAGCCCCTTATTCACGCGAAACGGCTCCGGTCTTCCGGCAGCGCCGGCCATCCCGGTCGTGCCCGCCGGTCTCCGGACCGGTCGCTATGTGGAGTTTCTCGTCGATACAGACGATATGGAAGCGGCGCGGCGACAGGCGGAGGAATTCTGCCGCCAGCGGTTGTTGAACGAGGTATTGGAAGCCTTCACCTGTGAGATCGAACCCTTATCAAACTAA
- the purC gene encoding phosphoribosylaminoimidazolesuccinocarboxamide synthase produces the protein MPAVSKLEQIYEGKAKKVFRTENPDIYWIEYKDSATAFNGEKKAEIENKGVLNNRISALFFQYLAQQGVPSHFVELINDREMLVKSLQIIPVEVVARNTVAGSLAKRVGQPEGTPLAKPVLEFYYKDDALGDPMINEYHIAAMEWATPAQMDAVKAIALKVNDILKEFLAGLNIDLVDFKLEFGLHNGEVLLGDEISPDTCRFWDSRTKEKLDKDRFRRDLGGLEEAYQEILRRLESKLKG, from the coding sequence ATGCCAGCCGTAAGCAAACTGGAACAGATCTACGAGGGAAAAGCGAAAAAGGTCTTCCGGACCGAAAACCCCGATATCTACTGGATCGAGTACAAGGACTCGGCGACCGCCTTTAACGGCGAAAAGAAAGCGGAGATCGAAAACAAGGGCGTCCTCAACAACCGCATTTCGGCCCTCTTCTTTCAGTACCTGGCCCAACAAGGCGTTCCGTCCCACTTTGTCGAGTTGATCAACGACCGGGAGATGCTCGTCAAGTCCCTGCAGATCATCCCCGTAGAAGTGGTCGCCCGCAACACCGTCGCCGGTTCTCTGGCCAAGCGGGTCGGTCAGCCTGAAGGAACGCCGCTGGCCAAACCGGTCCTCGAGTTTTACTACAAGGACGACGCCCTCGGCGACCCCATGATCAACGAGTATCATATCGCCGCCATGGAATGGGCCACACCGGCGCAGATGGATGCCGTCAAAGCCATCGCCCTCAAGGTTAACGACATCCTCAAGGAATTCCTTGCCGGTTTGAACATTGACCTTGTCGACTTCAAACTCGAGTTTGGCCTCCATAACGGCGAGGTGCTCCTGGGCGATGAGATCTCGCCGGACACGTGCCGCTTCTGGGACAGCCGCACGAAAGAAAAGCTGGACAAGGACCGCTTCCGCCGCGACTTGGGCGGTCTGGAAGAGGCCTACCAGGAGATCCTCCGTCGCCTGGAGAGCAAACTGAAGGGGTAA
- the purB gene encoding adenylosuccinate lyase: protein MIERYTLKDMGAIWADENRFRKWLDVEVAACEALAVLGKIPQEAFEAIRDKADFNVQRILEIEEVTKHDVLAFLTCVAEYVGEESKYIHMGMTSSDVLDTSLSLQMREAGEIILQKLKKLREVIGERAKEHKYTVMVGRTHGIHAEPVTFGLKLALWYDEVNRCIKRMNHAIETISVGAISGAVGTFAQIDPFVEEYACRKLGLRPAPISTQVIQRDRHAEYMTTLAVIGSSLDKFATELRNLQRTDIHEVEEAFSKGQKGSSAMPHKKNPITSERVAGLARVLRGNALAAMENVALWHERDITHSSVERVIVPDSTILLDYMLAKMIDIVANLNVYPETMQENLEKTLGLVNSQRVMLALVDKGALRETAYHWVQRNALKAWEIKRPFKELVLEDSEIMEKLSPAEVEGLFDYDYHIKHVDTLFKRVGL, encoded by the coding sequence ATGATCGAACGTTACACACTCAAAGACATGGGGGCCATCTGGGCCGACGAAAACCGCTTTCGCAAATGGCTCGATGTGGAAGTAGCTGCCTGCGAAGCCCTGGCTGTTCTGGGCAAGATTCCCCAGGAGGCTTTCGAAGCCATCCGCGACAAGGCTGACTTCAATGTCCAGCGCATCCTGGAGATCGAAGAAGTGACCAAACACGACGTGCTGGCCTTCCTCACCTGTGTCGCCGAATATGTCGGTGAGGAATCGAAATACATCCACATGGGCATGACCTCTTCCGACGTGTTGGACACCTCCTTGTCCTTGCAGATGCGCGAGGCTGGGGAGATCATCCTCCAAAAGCTGAAAAAACTGCGTGAAGTCATCGGCGAGCGGGCCAAGGAACACAAATACACCGTCATGGTCGGCCGCACCCACGGCATCCACGCTGAGCCCGTCACTTTTGGCCTCAAACTCGCCCTCTGGTACGACGAAGTCAACCGCTGCATCAAGCGCATGAACCACGCCATCGAGACGATCAGCGTCGGCGCCATCTCCGGCGCTGTGGGCACCTTCGCCCAGATCGATCCCTTCGTGGAGGAATACGCCTGCCGCAAGCTGGGCCTTCGTCCCGCCCCCATCTCCACCCAGGTCATCCAGCGGGACCGCCATGCCGAGTACATGACCACCCTGGCGGTCATCGGTTCGTCGCTGGACAAGTTCGCTACAGAACTGCGGAACCTGCAGCGCACCGACATCCATGAGGTGGAAGAGGCCTTCTCCAAGGGCCAAAAAGGTTCCTCCGCCATGCCCCACAAGAAAAACCCGATCACCTCGGAGCGTGTCGCCGGCCTGGCCCGGGTGCTGCGCGGCAATGCCCTAGCCGCCATGGAAAACGTCGCCCTCTGGCATGAGCGCGACATCACCCACTCCTCGGTGGAACGGGTCATCGTTCCCGATTCGACGATCCTCCTCGACTACATGCTGGCCAAGATGATCGACATCGTCGCCAACCTGAACGTCTACCCCGAAACGATGCAAGAGAATCTGGAAAAAACCCTCGGCCTTGTCAACAGCCAGCGGGTGATGCTCGCCCTCGTCGACAAGGGAGCCCTGCGCGAGACGGCCTACCACTGGGTCCAGCGCAACGCCCTCAAGGCCTGGGAAATCAAGCGGCCCTTCAAGGAACTGGTCCTCGAAGACAGCGAGATCATGGAAAAACTGAGCCCTGCCGAAGTGGAAGGTCTCTTCGATTACGACTACCACATCAAGCACGTAGACACCCTCTTTAAACGGGTCGGCCTGTAA
- the purM gene encoding phosphoribosylformylglycinamidine cyclo-ligase gives MTEQQKQAGLTYAQAGVDITAGNRAVELMKGQVRSTFRPEVLTDIGGFGGLFALNARKYEEPVLVSGTDGVGTKLRVAMMLDRHDTIGIDCVAMCANDILVQGAEPLFFLDYLAVGKLVPEKVAAIVSGVAEGCRQAGCALIGGETAEMPGFYAEEDYDVAGFCVGVADRKKLIDGSAICPGDVMLAIPSSGLHSNGYSLARKVFFDHAGHSVDTFLPELGKTVGEELLTPTRIYVKPVLALLEKVAVKGMAHITGGGLTENIPRVLPAGTQAAIELGSWPVPPVFTALQAKGHVAGAEMLRTFNCGVGFILVLSPEEADQAADILAALGETCYRIGVIEANAQGADAAPEVVYSGVMEWERGKSE, from the coding sequence ATGACGGAGCAACAAAAACAGGCAGGCCTGACCTACGCCCAGGCGGGCGTCGACATCACCGCCGGCAACCGGGCCGTCGAACTGATGAAGGGCCAAGTCCGAAGCACCTTTCGGCCGGAAGTGCTCACCGATATCGGCGGTTTTGGCGGCCTTTTCGCCCTCAACGCCCGCAAGTATGAAGAGCCGGTTCTCGTCTCTGGCACCGACGGTGTCGGCACCAAACTGCGCGTGGCCATGATGCTCGATCGTCATGACACGATCGGCATCGACTGTGTGGCCATGTGCGCCAACGACATCCTCGTTCAGGGCGCTGAACCGCTCTTCTTCCTCGACTACCTGGCCGTCGGCAAACTGGTCCCCGAAAAGGTGGCAGCCATCGTCTCCGGCGTCGCCGAGGGCTGCCGCCAGGCCGGCTGCGCCCTTATCGGCGGCGAGACGGCTGAGATGCCCGGCTTTTACGCCGAAGAGGATTATGATGTGGCCGGCTTTTGCGTCGGCGTCGCCGATCGCAAGAAGCTGATCGACGGCTCTGCCATCTGCCCCGGCGACGTGATGCTGGCCATTCCCTCATCGGGCCTGCACAGCAACGGTTACTCACTGGCCCGCAAGGTCTTTTTCGACCACGCCGGCCATAGCGTCGACACCTTCCTGCCCGAACTGGGAAAAACCGTCGGCGAGGAACTGCTGACGCCGACGCGCATCTATGTCAAGCCTGTCCTCGCCCTGTTGGAGAAAGTGGCGGTCAAAGGCATGGCCCACATCACCGGCGGCGGCCTGACGGAAAACATCCCCCGCGTCCTGCCGGCAGGAACCCAGGCGGCCATCGAACTGGGAAGCTGGCCCGTGCCGCCCGTCTTCACCGCCCTTCAGGCGAAGGGCCATGTGGCCGGTGCCGAGATGCTGCGCACCTTCAACTGCGGCGTCGGCTTTATTCTCGTCCTTTCCCCGGAAGAGGCCGACCAGGCGGCAGATATCCTGGCGGCGTTGGGGGAAACCTGCTATCGTATCGGTGTGATCGAAGCGAACGCTCAAGGCGCTGACGCGGCGCCTGAGGTTGTCTACAGCGGTGTCATGGAGTGGGAACGGGGGAAGAGCGAATGA
- the purE gene encoding 5-(carboxyamino)imidazole ribonucleotide mutase has protein sequence MSQLNDKPLVGIIMGSDSDLKVMKDAVEALEEFGVKSEMIVASAHRTPDRAARYAQTAEERGIEVLIAGAGMAAHLPGVIAAFTVLPVIGVPLQSGALRGWDSLLAIAQMPPGVPVATVAVDGAKNAGLLAIQILGGKHPQLREKFKAYKEKMVRQVEKKDANLGEPRPVF, from the coding sequence ATGAGCCAGCTTAACGACAAACCCCTTGTCGGCATCATCATGGGCAGCGACTCCGACCTGAAGGTCATGAAAGACGCCGTCGAAGCCCTGGAAGAATTCGGCGTCAAGTCCGAGATGATCGTCGCCTCCGCCCACCGCACGCCCGACCGCGCCGCCCGCTACGCCCAAACCGCCGAGGAGCGCGGCATCGAAGTGCTCATCGCCGGCGCCGGCATGGCGGCCCACCTGCCCGGCGTCATCGCCGCCTTCACCGTCCTGCCTGTCATCGGCGTTCCCCTGCAATCGGGCGCGCTCCGCGGCTGGGACAGCCTGCTCGCCATCGCCCAGATGCCGCCCGGCGTCCCTGTAGCGACGGTGGCTGTCGACGGCGCGAAAAACGCCGGTTTGCTGGCCATCCAGATCCTCGGCGGCAAGCATCCCCAATTGCGGGAGAAGTTCAAAGCCTACAAGGAGAAAATGGTCCGCCAGGTTGAAAAGAAAGATGCAAATTTGGGGGAGCCGAGACCGGTTTTTTAG
- the purN gene encoding phosphoribosylglycinamide formyltransferase translates to MTLKLGVLASGRGSNLQAVLDAIDAGRLDAQVVMVISNRQDALALERAATRGIPAIHLPPSEYPQRTDYDRKAAELLKGVGADALLLAGYLRLITSELLEAFPQRIINIHPALLPAFPGLHVHRQAIDYGVRFSGCTVHFVDEGLDSGPIILQAVVPVQQDDNEDTLAARILKEEHRILPEALQLMAEGRLRIEGRRVLIQ, encoded by the coding sequence ATGACGCTGAAGCTCGGCGTCCTCGCCTCAGGCCGCGGGTCCAACCTGCAAGCCGTCCTCGACGCCATCGACGCCGGACGCCTTGACGCCCAGGTGGTCATGGTCATCTCCAACCGCCAGGATGCCCTGGCGCTGGAACGGGCGGCGACGCGGGGGATCCCGGCCATCCACCTGCCGCCCTCCGAATACCCCCAGCGGACCGATTATGACCGCAAGGCGGCGGAACTGCTGAAAGGCGTTGGCGCCGACGCCCTGCTGCTGGCCGGCTACCTGCGGCTGATCACGTCAGAACTGCTCGAGGCCTTTCCCCAACGGATCATCAACATCCATCCGGCCCTGTTGCCGGCCTTTCCCGGCCTGCACGTTCATCGCCAGGCCATCGACTATGGCGTGCGCTTCTCCGGCTGCACCGTTCACTTTGTCGACGAAGGGCTCGACTCGGGTCCGATCATCCTCCAAGCGGTTGTCCCCGTCCAGCAAGACGACAACGAGGACACCCTGGCCGCCCGTATTCTAAAGGAAGAGCATCGCATCCTGCCCGAGGCCTTGCAACTGATGGCTGAAGGCCGCTTGCGGATCGAGGGCCGGCGCGTCCTCATCCAGTGA
- the purF gene encoding amidophosphoribosyltransferase, whose translation MSYECPHTLPWDKMEEECGVLGIYGPGKDVARLAYFGLFALQHRGQESAGIAVGDDREIVFHKGMGLVTEAFDERKLKEMQGNVAVGHVRYSTTGSSLLANAQPLIFRYSKGMMAVAHNGNLTNAAEMRHNLAVTGAIFQTTTDTEVVVNLLARYGQSSLEEALIKTMIDIKGSYSLLVMTEKRLLAVRDPHGVRPLCIGRLGDAYVVASESCALDTLGATFLRDVEPGEIISIDENGLVSLKALTKPRRAACIFEYIYFARPDSVIDGISVNQARRAMGRQLARECKIDADIVIGVPDSGTAAAMGYSLESGIPFDQGLMKNRYVGRTFIQPTQEIRAQSVRLKLNAVAKAVEGKRVIMIDDSIVRGTTSGKIVQMLRAAGAKEVHMLVSSPPITHPCYYGIDTSVRKELVAATKTLEEIRQMIGAESLHYLSHEGLLRAMTEQNPDIAEDNYCMACFCGSYPIEIPIGLDKYAMEGCGC comes from the coding sequence ATGTCATACGAATGCCCCCACACGCTTCCGTGGGACAAGATGGAGGAAGAGTGTGGCGTTCTCGGAATCTACGGGCCCGGCAAAGACGTGGCCCGGCTGGCCTACTTCGGCCTCTTCGCCCTGCAGCATCGCGGGCAGGAGAGCGCCGGCATCGCCGTAGGCGACGATCGGGAGATCGTTTTCCACAAAGGCATGGGCTTAGTCACGGAAGCCTTTGATGAGCGCAAGCTGAAAGAAATGCAGGGCAATGTTGCTGTCGGTCATGTGCGCTATTCGACGACCGGTTCGAGTCTGCTCGCCAACGCCCAGCCGCTGATCTTCCGGTACAGCAAGGGCATGATGGCGGTGGCCCACAACGGCAACTTGACCAACGCGGCGGAGATGCGCCACAACCTGGCCGTCACCGGCGCCATCTTCCAGACCACGACCGACACCGAGGTGGTCGTCAACCTGCTGGCCCGTTACGGCCAATCGTCCCTGGAAGAAGCCTTGATCAAGACGATGATCGACATCAAAGGCTCCTACTCGCTGCTGGTGATGACGGAGAAGCGGCTCCTGGCCGTCCGCGACCCCCATGGCGTTCGCCCCCTCTGCATCGGCCGGCTCGGTGACGCCTATGTGGTCGCCTCCGAGTCCTGCGCCCTCGACACCCTGGGCGCCACCTTCCTCCGCGACGTCGAACCGGGCGAGATCATCTCCATCGACGAAAACGGCCTGGTCTCCCTGAAGGCGCTGACCAAGCCGCGCCGGGCCGCCTGTATCTTTGAATACATCTACTTCGCCCGCCCGGACTCGGTCATCGATGGCATCAGCGTCAACCAAGCCCGCCGGGCCATGGGTCGCCAACTGGCCCGGGAGTGCAAGATCGACGCCGACATCGTCATCGGTGTTCCTGACTCGGGCACAGCCGCCGCCATGGGCTACTCCCTGGAATCGGGCATCCCCTTTGACCAGGGCTTGATGAAGAACCGTTATGTAGGCCGCACCTTTATCCAACCCACCCAGGAGATCCGGGCCCAATCGGTGCGCCTCAAGCTGAACGCCGTCGCCAAGGCGGTGGAAGGCAAGCGGGTCATCATGATCGACGACTCCATCGTCCGCGGCACCACCAGCGGCAAGATCGTCCAGATGCTGCGCGCCGCCGGGGCGAAAGAGGTGCACATGCTCGTCTCGTCGCCGCCGATCACCCACCCCTGCTACTACGGCATCGACACATCGGTGCGGAAGGAACTGGTGGCGGCGACCAAGACGCTCGAAGAGATCCGCCAGATGATCGGCGCTGAAAGCCTCCATTACCTCTCCCATGAGGGACTCTTGCGGGCCATGACGGAACAGAACCCCGACATCGCCGAAGACAACTATTGCATGGCCTGTTTCTGCGGCAGTTATCCCATCGAAATCCCCATCGGTTTGGACAAGTACGCCATGGAAGGCTGCGGCTGCTAG